The segment TTGGAGACTctcacctatatatatatatattttctttcaaatgttCGTCTTATCGTTGTTAATGCCACACTAGAGACATTGTTTTAATACTTTGAACTATATATAGAGGCAGCACACACCAGGGGGTTTCATTCATCGTTACAGATTTTCACTTTTGTGTTTCTAgacgaaaacaaacaaaatactaaaatactttaaaaaaaaaaaaaaaaaaaaaaagcataattaAGGAAAAAAACACACTTACAACTAGatttctcaataatgtagaatttatttcccttttccaatatcaaacaaaataattaattaccaataattgattggctaattttttttttattgattcctgttttgttaggtaaaaaaaatgctagaagtttgaacttgatccaagaagggttgtgggagaaataacgtgtacaaacttttgaccagacagagttgatctaagctttgtaataaattccTTTTGTAGGATAACCATCTATAATCATCTATACGTATTGGCTACTTCAGGTGTTTTGATCCatacaaagaaatataataaagaaaatcatGGACATTTAAATACTATCCCAatgttgataataaaaaaacttgTATAAATTCTAATTAATGTACTGaaatatattgcttgtttttaagCTCTTATCTACAGTAGTTCAGAATCTTGTGTTTAGTGACTGTGTGTAACTTGATAAATGAAACCACAATATAGATATAAGGCTTATTTCCCATCGACCACGCCATGCATGCACACAGTCTACCAAACTTGTTATCAGTTAACTAATACTAGAACTCTCTAACTATCCCTAGCTGTTGTCAAAGAAGTTGAAGAAGGTCTGCTGACCAACCACAGCCCGCGGACCGATACTTTATGTCTACTGATGGACCCGGACGTGATGGACGAAGGTCCAGGGATTGAGCCCATCCATCGTCTGCGACACAATATAGTGACTCACTACAGACAGTATGCCAGCAGGGATAACTTGGTACACCTGAAGTCTGCCAAGAAGAATATGACCTACCTCAGGTTAGGAGTGGTATTATTTAGCCATAACAGGGCGCCACCTAGGAGACTAAATGGGGCGTTGACGGAGGGAGAAGAATTGTAATTGAGCAAGGGATTTCCAGAAGTaccatctaacaaacaaacaaacaaacaaacaagctcaatatttaaaaaaaaatacataaaaaattgGTATTTTTAAGGAGaagaactacacatttacaatatacatctcaatactgtaagatttatttaccTTTTCTATACGtaacaaagttaattaattcctactcatttacttttaaaaaattgattcgtgttttgttagggacattgaataattgttttgagtttgaacTTGAAGTAGAAGAAAATTTATTGACAAAGtttgaaccagacagacagacatacagacagaaatacagacggagtgagttgatatgcgttttgtaaataaaaaaatgaaatttctgAGGCACTACAGTGTAACGTAATGTGTTGGAAAAACTAGTTATTTTTATGAATACattaatgtttaaaacaaacaaacaaacaacgaaTAGTTGGGCTCTTGTTTAGGttgttataatttatttataatttacacACATCTAGTGCTATTGTTAGTCCTTTTTGAAAGTTGAAGATTTTATTCCTGTGCACACTGCTTAATAggcagccaaaaatcagttgcaaaacagcttactagttttatgtaaattagaaacaatacaatagaattcaataattaatggcatacctgtcccttagATAGCAAAGCGCATTTTTTgctttgtcctgatgcttgacatctttctgggatacaagtttataaaTATCGGGTGGAAGTTTGTTTGCCACAGACACTATCATCACTgacgacaaattttgatcagataatctcgaacggtgaagtgattttgtagctttcattatagaaaagaactgctcacagagatcagtgtttgcaaaaatagctagaattctggctgcaaatttccgcaattcaacgtaccgtttaggtaaataactaaattttggCACCGCCGCTTCTATATACTTCGCTTTCTACCAAGAATCtaactgctattctatcagctctagttgcactttaccagcagcattttcagaagcaaatgaaaatggagataaaaacaacgaaaattcttgcttGTATGAAACGATGTCATGAAAACGGCCAGTGgaagcatctactaacgattccaggtgtaagacatatttactaaatgttgtagccgtattgaatctttttagttcctgacacgttgaaaagtgaacaagattttctattcaatatttggtttatccagtcgtaattttgcttgaaagcatttcacatgatcacacgcagttgtgacaatttagtctttactttaaagtttaaaattcaagtcttgcaggtgaccaatGAGATCAATTgcaaatgccaaatcctgaacccattcgtcagtatggaaatgttcaacaagTTCActtttcatgttcagaaacaatacaattgcTTCACGCAGTACAACAAATCTCTTCAATTCTTTATGACAGGAGAGCCAGCAAATTTCGTGTCCAatgtgttagacaccttatttatataggttagttattttagttatttagcgacgcaccatagtagacgcatattgaacgggactagtgacgtttgggatatgttgggttagagaccggaaaatcagttagcgatagaacactccagggtaacgacgtgtttagtgacagagacttctactgtggccttttatcagaataaatctatgtaaatttgttcatcatcgtttgactacatctcttcacttgttacaatagatgtgccagttcttgtttgtgttgtagttcaactgcacgtaatacacccgaacaattacacccaaacgattgcagagtaattggttgacttcaagacagcctgaactagcaacatcacaaatgtcattcagaaacattgaaaattggcgatgATTTAAGCCACGGGCACGAATAAAATCATTATTGACTGAAAccagtcttatgacatgttggaatTGTAATTGCTTTGTGCGTTATAattcttggtgaatgatgcactgaaaatgaaaaaaattaaaattagcattagtctctcttatttttgcaactagctttgcatcaaaaccatttcataatggttagtgcgccatccgttgttagaatagctagctttaccaaaggtaAATTATACTGCAATATCACCCGTTATTTCTCATAAACATCCTAGCTTGTTGTGGCGTTATGCATTGAACAAGTAGCtcctcatgtatctcaaaattcctgtcacaggcccttatgaatataaccaactgtgctacacATCAGTTGACTAATCTAGagcaaatgaaaataattcaaaatctattttgttctttaattattCACGCGAGCTgattgacatgtcatttattctatctgccacagtgttcctaATTAACGCTATTACTTTGAatactttcaccttttctggacaaattacttcggcagCTTTAACGatacactccttcataaaatcccTTTCACTAAATAATTTGCTttggcttgcaattaagtttttaaaaatgtagctggctttcactgcagactcaatctcgctgttcagtttaacaatactatttttcaattcaagcagcttgtcatcttttattttccagcgtaatagtttaacattattttgataattttttaggtggccaagcgggccgcatgcaaGGTGGTCGCGCCCGAACGgcgtgtttgacatgcctggtctagatactagatctactacatatttacttacatgactgatctaagtTTATTGATAAAACTGcactaaatatttgtttaaagtattcCCCCCCCCTTGTTTTACAGATACATTTCTGACACTTTCATAGCCAGTGTGACATCTCTGCTCAAGTCTCAGGCCAGACTTCATGGATATGATCTGATGCAGCAATTGACAGAAAGTTCGGAAGTCTTACAGCACGTGCGACTTTTCCTTGACGCTCAAGATGTCGACATTGAAAGTCAGCTTGACACAATGGCCATAGACACCAGTGTTGACATGCCAAACCACAAACAGAGCATCGTCATGGCTGCCTCCGAGAAGGAAGTACACGAAATGGGAAATTTGGTCGAGACTGATCTTAATAATCACACAGAGAGACAATTGAATGACAGCCAGTCATCTTTCAGTGAAAATCATAAGTCTGTTTTAGAAGATATTTGTCGAGTAATTGACAGACCAGACTCATCTCCCAAAACATTGCTATTATGGGGACAAAGGGGGAATGGAAAAACGACACTAGCCGCCCAGGTGGCGAAATTGTCCGCTCGAGGGCAAGGACGGCCAGAACGTAAAGTTGTGGTCAGAAGGCTGGGAGCTACTCTGAGGTCATCTTCACTGTTTAGAGTTCTGGAAAGTCTGATCTTACAGCTCAATTTTCTCTACTCTCTAAATCTGGTGTTGTCTATAGACATAACTCTTCAGGAAATGGTGAGCATTTTTTGTCAGACACTAAAAGACGTGAGCGCCAAGCAACCAACAGATGGGTCACTCCTACTGATTCTAGACCAGCTCGAAACGTGTGGTCAGCTGACGCCTCACATTCTGGCATCCATTCTTGACGCCATTTCGGATGGCACAACACTGATGCTGGTCTTAAACATGCCGAGCCCCCTGTTTGACGTAATTAGGTCACACCACACATCAACGAGCTTCTCAAGACCGTATCTGAGCTTTGCAGACTTTGACAGATTTCTCATTAGCAGCCTCGCAAAAGTCAACAGGGTCGTCACCAGCGACCAACATGCCGCTGGCACAAACGCTCTCCCTGCAGACACCACTCCAATCTGTGCGCAGACGATATTTCACATAGTAAGATGGTGGCCATCGCACACCCTTCCTAACCTCAAGAACTTTCTCGGAGAGCCAGATTTAGACTTTGACGTTTTTCTTCAGACTTTGGAGTCACAGCTCGGCGTAGCTTTCACACGTTACTCGATCTCCCTTCTGGCCAGTGCGCGACATGGGCTTGCAGACCAAGAGCTCCTTCATCTGCTTAGCAAAGACGCCGAACTTCTCAGCGAGATAAAGAACGAAGAAGACGAGATTATTAGCGTTGTCGAAGGATTTCCCTATCAGCTGCAGCTCTCTAGACTTATGGCTAGGCTGGACAGATTTGTCTTAAGAGTCAAGGTGGAAGGCGAAACGGTAAACATATTGTCAACGAAGGAGCTCGCCAAAGCCGTAACAGCAAGGTACATGAATGGCGAGTTCTTTCACTCCATTCACCAAAAATTGGCcaattttttcttgtttatccGAAGAGGCCTACTCCTGAGCTCAAGAGATATTGTGGAAAAGAAGCACAAACATTTATCTAAGTATCACTGGCGTACGATGCGCTGTGTTCCATATCACCTGACTCATAGCTACTCTGACCCTAGCGAAACTTGGAAAAATCTCAAAGAGaaagttttctttaatttcaACTGGCTTGTCAATGAAGTGTATTCCGGCTTTTTCCCTGAGCTCTTGGATGACATGAAATATGCTCTGGACACAGTCAGCCTCGACCCTGGGATCTTGTCTCTTCAGCAGCTTCTGCTGTCTGTACGTCACACCGTCATTTATAACCCTGTGTCTCTTGCTGCCTTCTTCTCCAGTTTGGAAACTACTGAACAAGACGGAGACACGGAGTTTATTGACGCCGTGATTCGCGATGCCAGGCTTTGGCTTCAGCAAGTCCACCTCCAGACCTTAGTTCCAGTTTCCTATACACCCGGTAAAGGCAACAGACTCTTGCTTAAAGACAAATGTCTTTTTGGAGTCACAAATATACAGATCATCCCTGGATCAGAACATCTCCTGGTGCAGAGGCTTAACACTCTTGCAGTCTTAAACACTCTAACTGGGGAAGAGGCTGTACTGGGTGCGTTGAGTTCTCAAATACTAGACTATAAGGTGCTGACGGACATTGATGTAGTCGTGCTGACCTCAGGCGATCTCAACAAGTGCACTCTAGAAATGTTTAATCTTCAAAACTGTAAGCACGTGGCGAGCTTTTCTTTGGGTGATTGCCCTGTACACTGGTTTCATGCAGCCAACACAAGAGCGGCGTATGTCGCCATAAATGAAGGGGTCAGGTCTGTCGATCTCCAAAGGGGGAAAATTAAAACTGTTTTAGGCCCTAACATTTCCTGGAAGGCACTATGTGTGACAGGCAGTTCCAATGAAAAACTCGTCTTTGTGAACGATGCCGGTGTCCTGGAAATGGTTGCTGTAAAAGGCCTGTCAGAGAGCAAGACTGTCTCACTGAAGAAAGAAGAGCCCAATAAACATTGTGAGCCTCTCATGGCCACCAAGGACGGTAACTACGTTATCTACCTCACAGAAAGGCAGGCCACTGTGATGAAGTGTCTTAACCTCAAGGTCGTCAACAGCTATTCACACCATGAGCTGCCCATCGAAAAGGCTGTGCTTTCTCGGAGTCACGAGCACCTTTTTTTGGCGTACGCCTCTGGCGACGTCACCTGCCACGTACTGTACTCAGGAAAGATGGTAATGGAGACAAAGGTCAAGGCCAAGGTGAAATCGCACCACAGAGCAGATACCAGCAGACGACATGGTAGATCTGGGAAGAGCTCACGTCTGCAGCGAAACAACACTGACACAGAGTCGATCACCGTCCTCGTGACGTCGGAAGACGACCACTTTCTTTTCTGCGGAACCAACCTCGGCCAGGTCTATGTCATTCACGTGCCAACTGGACTTCATGTTGTCAACATCAGTACCCGACAGAAAGAGCTGACCCAGATGacctttttaacagacagaacTCATTTTCAGCATCTTCTAACAACTGACAAGGCGGAAGTGTCTAAACATTGGAATCTGAGGCCTCTGTTCAAGTAAGTTTTATATCCATCTATTTAACgctatagtattatatgtaaGATCTTCATTGGGATAAAAGTTCGAGGACATgaactggctgcctggtcgtgctgtaTGCGCGATaaactgtcgttcggacttctcgatggtcatggaatcataccctgcccgctgccatcccctgtcgtcctgcgggaggttttgactaggaagtaaattttcttcaactctgaaggaacatcggaaacatgtaaaacattttaaaataatcactttacaaaaaagtctttttttaatatcatgAATGAAAAGGTTGGGGTTAGAATTTTTACCCCAAAGTTGTTGTTAGTTTTTTTGGCTGTTTACACAATGCCtcctattagcttgcaaacttttCATGGGTCCAGGAATAAAATGGCTTGTATCTCAAAAAaggctaaaaaaacaacaacaactaattgGCCACAGAATTACAACACCGTTATAATTGTTCAAATTAGAAtgatcttaaaattaaattaggcTTCTGTCTTTGTAAAAATTTTGAACATGCTTTCATGTAATCAATAAGTagacaaactaaaaacattttgcAGACTGTCATATGTAGAACATAGTTGGACTGTTAATAGAAGATATTGTACAAATGTCACTGACAACAGTAACTCCTTACAGTAGTGAAgcattacaaaaacaaacaaaattagaaattaTAGACCACCATTTGCTTCATAAAGGAGAAATTGATATatcaaaaaataacttttttgttttacttcttTAAGCAAGTTTCCCTTGTCTAcccttttaaatataaaaatctagttttattctgaaaaagaaaaaagtacacCATTATTACTGTGCATTCTTGGTCCTCACactttatacaaaaaaatatgacaaaCTTCCATCCTCTGGAAGGGCATTTTTGGGAATCGAGCATTTATCCCTAATAGTGAGTCGTTTCTTTCCttaagccaagctaagttcttTGGAATTAGAAGGTGGCCGAGTGTCTCCACTGAGAACTCCTTTCAGGCATCGCATTTGCttaaaataattcagaatacaAAATGTTTGCTCACTTCAGATACCAAGACAAACCACTGTGTGATTCGCATTTTGTCCGCANNNNNNNNNNNNNNNNNNNNNNNNNNNNNNNNNNNNNNNNNNNNNNNNNNNNNNNNNNNNNNNNNNNNNNNNNNNNNNNNNNNNNNNNNNNNNNNNNNNNNNNNNNNNNNNNNNNNNNNNNNNNNNNNNNNNNNNNNNNNNNNNNNNNNNNNNNNNNNNNNNNNNNNNNNNNNNNNNNNNNNNNNNNNNNNNNNNNNNNNACATAGTGTATTCTCTCTTCCCAGACAAGCGAGGGTAGTTGGTccgcaaacatttattaaaataaaacatagtctCTACAATAGTGTATTCTCTCTTCCCAGACAAGCGAGGGTAGTTTGGTccgcaaacatttattaaaataaaaacatagtcTCTACATAGTGTATTCTC is part of the Biomphalaria glabrata chromosome 2, xgBioGlab47.1, whole genome shotgun sequence genome and harbors:
- the LOC106056254 gene encoding uncharacterized protein LOC106056254 — translated: MALVPSAVNAWGNAPDLDIRKAKLQLENELLKLQAVRTNEVQLNPILLSNRLERVRPHASLHYSRVQPPLKEVDKNKTKVWSDESIALRQLSHTTRRGPRDVILPNLVKHPVQVKLCPVPLTDTMFHERRAAAIERLNQLLADWAVYHRIAHPVPLSRQSLLSDLDPKRKISRSTFIHIARGSAHRKESMGSQLSSSSGKKTTSYAVPKSLKKRNRWKFFSQEASNHLRASRMQLPEEISKSELRIYVSSTPDLQEEREFLEEVAYPKIHEMCEHMGLNCHMVDMRTGAGVLTNDIETFDLIEKELRTCRTQSIGPSFISLIGHELEDKKLPGFLYKSVFEEIREVLIKENVIGVEALDDVYRLDSNRVPPVYIKQRIKSVEEYQSPEEVERILQEALVTAVSIIKQYKPKEEMSQMDTYKWSAVVKEVEEGLLTNHSPRTDTLCLLMDPDVMDEGPGIEPIHRLRHNIVTHYRQYASRDNLVHLKSAKKNMTYLRYISDTFIASVTSLLKSQARLHGYDLMQQLTESSEVLQHVRLFLDAQDVDIESQLDTMAIDTSVDMPNHKQSIVMAASEKEVHEMGNLVETDLNNHTERQLNDSQSSFSENHKSVLEDICRVIDRPDSSPKTLLLWGQRGNGKTTLAAQVAKLSARGQGRPERKVVVRRLGATLRSSSLFRVLESLILQLNFLYSLNLVLSIDITLQEMVSIFCQTLKDVSAKQPTDGSLLLILDQLETCGQLTPHILASILDAISDGTTLMLVLNMPSPLFDVIRSHHTSTSFSRPYLSFADFDRFLISSLAKVNRVVTSDQHAAGTNALPADTTPICAQTIFHIVRWWPSHTLPNLKNFLGEPDLDFDVFLQTLESQLGVAFTRYSISLLASARHGLADQELLHLLSKDAELLSEIKNEEDEIISVVEGFPYQLQLSRLMARLDRFVLRVKVEGETVNILSTKELAKAVTARYMNGEFFHSIHQKLANFFLFIRRGLLLSSRDIVEKKHKHLSKYHWRTMRCVPYHLTHSYSDPSETWKNLKEKVFFNFNWLVNEVYSGFFPELLDDMKYALDTVSLDPGILSLQQLLLSVRHTVIYNPVSLAAFFSSLETTEQDGDTEFIDAVIRDARLWLQQVHLQTLVPVSYTPGKGNRLLLKDKCLFGVTNIQIIPGSEHLLVQRLNTLAVLNTLTGEEAVLGALSSQILDYKVLTDIDVVVLTSGDLNKCTLEMFNLQNCKHVASFSLGDCPVHWFHAANTRAAYVAINEGVRSVDLQRGKIKTVLGPNISWKALCVTGSSNEKLVFVNDAGVLEMVAVKGLSESKTVSLKKEEPNKHCEPLMATKDGNYVIYLTERQATVMKCLNLKVVNSYSHHELPIEKAVLSRSHEHLFLAYASGDVTCHVLYSGKMVMETKVKAKVKSHHRADTSRRHGRSGKSSRLQRNNTDTESITVLVTSEDDHFLFCGTNLGQVYVIHVPTGLHVVNISTRQKELTQMTFLTDRTHFQHLLTTDKAEVSKHWNLRPLFKLARVQLQSFISDEDLKKEEDNKIELNNYIHIYQDNVTNRIFLNGPDITAFYARPPPTLFDHLHVLDPDFGQQTDWEISGSLADVTEAIKVMTSGHQLSDILLTMSDDFRLGRWSLYDGTLVWSKTLGGEGSDLKDLVSVYYDQAVLIVDSSRIGSGLSLSVLYTGEGQNKMITRDNVTHYWLSSDRTHILMLCHMPGRSSALLTTDIKLYAWDLINSIETRHSFMTQPNITDDTTSFVFVSPELTQCVTVTLPANTQQLNGSACIFRSLKQSKDPARSPKNDYSSSYSSLDSFESFTEVNETKGSQPNDVLDVSSKDGHLKLQVPKSDIPEPFHFNELCQIFWTRVAHQDTLSGSVSSGRIHSSLTKNLHSDLESKNRLSVDTNNEAASSEMSFPVRVTSLCFVGEENILIGTASGHVCLINLPFLKHVCVLTKTGPKSIEKLSEKILVDFMTPHRQWVKSVRTSEDMNTLISQDCNTVCVWNARNKNLVMNIELGSQEKISNLVVSKDAAIIVLVADYQILHLYTPLEKREIANYKTTFDITSLYMTCDCRKILIRGTDSGMKPVLEIFEVRNVDDILMHIAGRKVSQQNEVRESLTNERTRRASHVVKTDKS